Proteins from a single region of Mytilus trossulus isolate FHL-02 chromosome 2, PNRI_Mtr1.1.1.hap1, whole genome shotgun sequence:
- the LOC134706837 gene encoding golgin subfamily A member 4-like isoform X2 produces the protein MFKNLKKKLEQGVAQTPLKGALSAVTKNDSSATESPKQETSKQNGKQGSPQTGKGDGQDFGIPQAESTPKKLGDQSASPAVGQLVDVPLQDEGTPNNTTDFASALSNLPGDDTPRASRSRASSISSVTSDSSFFNNSTFGTHHYQLPSDVESEIDESASNFDSYSKEDLYMLIKRFERRAYKYKSKFMEVAAAYKDLAQEREKIKTTLTMTQDKAFRRISELKEQIKLDMMAKRDLEENYRLMLEEKDEHIKVFQMQIRLLREGKEIPPELENKVTKSKVQSKEVGKGDNSDIQTDDIKILNEKVKRLEGLLSRCKDTIKTNKEKYTQITTEKEQINKQLQEKNAELEKLKSSAAPDTMIKLQNQMKEARKVIEQLEVDREVAIAEVKKQVHEEMELKDQELREIRQQCALLQEENKTNTDKVDRLEKSSQETLEKSREIIKRLKDEKKQVVVESEERIKQAEKTIEEEKENLIQELSRAKAAAVTCLQEETHKKVEGEVQKTVEERDQFWEKQIHDMEKQHSSTIQTLTKEKDIAVRQLEEEINHRLSEKDEEMKLAVEERDLQKMAAMSQQDTLREQLQEEVNLLTSKRTELESALSALKDQNGATIVEFEQKLKEQQEKFTTEYANIQSKHKEEVENMKHESLRAAQDQIREIMEQHNAQLEDLTRKHEESMQGSSSDLESYYKEQIKSLKSNLEQMLQERSQQAEQLSANIQQLKSTLAEKESNIEQMKTNFESEKEETMKCIQNKSEENEKLQKDLENLIKQFEVAKISSEEERDLIKGQIQSLESKCEQLESENKNMTEKLDEHVKQIDTMRQETVACEIEWKRKVEEILQDHSNTMSAISASSEESIKTLTLQINKSDQEIEDLTSQLVDANSRVIELDSKAMRLQEVDGILTKVECEKQALEEKIRSFETSLNDSMKVNEDLNVKVNETKELFNSNQEHLKKEKSSLEDKISALSHDLEMKDVIICDIEKALAEKSEELKSSQNVLTGNDSQIQTFEVQIKEKEEELSKMKEKFDRLRNEAKTRLKEFKENLDQANLKLQTESEEKEKMKQDYEKEKNLSTDKFNVRIKKLEDKISEGDTNLKNMEEGFKVRFEELQSQYKDNMNKIKERYQEKMAEKEQEHEKAITELLTKKDMGTQDVMKTMNEQKERQFSDLSEQHKTEITSLTQEWEEKLNKVHNELQKNTEDKENEIKIIKDEMEQKVNEMSNAKLTLENERENMCKKYNEELQNRDQANAEYVEKCKILEAKIEELNTALFTVSEKHDHEKQEKDHIISQSSEKISQLEEANRSMEEMLHALNDQTQNKDDRIKSLEEELDNSGQKVKSECESKVKEIESELIQKDAMAKELETQCNGFQVQIDNLNSTLNEKDKRLKDLESKCEEMKSECENLKEAKEKELQVIKEEYEKRLAEMSANDVELQSNLTQLNTKVNEAESKLVDCIQNYEVQIEELNSKLQRETESFEEQKDMLKKQLEDMDKQAKMTSEDLENSLQSKVREGEQKLLEQTEVHKAEIVALDEQWKTRNNELKQKVKIKIQDLQNQAKAEKEEFNVILASEQERFNTENSDSKSKVTILEERLASEIVSVQAISDREEKAKIRISDLEKKLSAEQEEKDSISAELVHSNTKLLQLEENSGSSQMAIVDLEKQLREQGETITEKENTILKLTSDFNEKETRLQEVKANCQAIELKLNEISDNCQKSVGDSHLKITNLEKEVSEREKQCSELQKLLCEEEQNVHSLENEVKNMQEKLESSVGQIKDYENIKEQLDNSNIKVKNLESELNKALSEKTEAETSYQENLSAFTQSFSRDKSLELETMEAKYKAEINELNEKLSLETILKGKFESELCELKQKYSVEIEELTQKCDMDSTSKVSEYKKKAESYISQVKKQMQIEKESLLTQHSKQISDIEEKCQKLQFQSEEVSSERDKLLKQHESEKSHLQQMLDSEQKSKDILVTEQEQKSESNSQEMKNLQQKVEELSHDKEELNKQILELESKLAKLSESYQSDLKQLKSEKNKIEKELSDFKRDKEENSESLVKEQEEELEKMKKHYEELLQDTENDHNGKIKELVKEFNKTMVGKEKEFEKTFSHALDKSQRGEDRLFQDHNQTVTDLHKELQEKDEAYDKMNEEWEGRLMDKDLEILSQVSELKQEITSLKQQHQVEIWELQEKLKKSHGESIIQKEVMQKQEVSALTQEWNKERQYDVVQRATDSSIIEPQELLHHNQLAISALQPGSTNIPQLQQHVVLLTRRLDEIKEQHRLEIAELQGRSEMNSLQPPLIDTPFRKKRVHFEDQTEQAQNMELMNIDLEAKLQQVKTELAQTKIRENELNNKLHHYEGRHGDIDSPPLSPGYHATGPLLQEPTQCEYLKNILYQYMMGRETKTLSRVIGTVVHFNDEQMRKVVAREDAKTNV, from the exons ATGTTTAAAAATCTCAAAAAGAAACTTGAACAGGGGGTTGCACAAACACCGTTAAAAGGAGCACTAAGTGCTGTGACAAAG AATGATTCAAGTGCAACTGAAAGTCCAAAGCAAGAAACATCAAAACAGAATGGAAAACAAGGAAGTCCTCAGACTGGTAAAGGTGATGGACAAGATTTTGGTATTCCACAGGCAGAGAGTACACCAAAAAAGTTAGGGGACCAGTCTGCCAGTCCAGCTGTAGGTCAGCTTGTGGATGTACCACTACAGGATGAAGGAACCCCTAACAATACAACTGAT TTTGCATCAGCCTTATCCAATTTACCAGGGGATGACACACCTAGAGCATCTAGATCTAGAGCTTCATCAATCAGTTCTGTTACCAGTGACAGTTCTTTCTTCAACAATTCCACATTTGGAACTCACCATTACCAATTACCATCAGATGTGGAGAGTGAAATAGATGAATCTGCATCTAACTTTGATTCTTACAGTAAAGAGGATTTATATATGCTGATTAAAAGATTTGAGCGAAGAGCCTACAAATATAAGTCTAAGTTTATGGAG GTAGCTGCTGCCTACAAAGACCTGGCTCAAGAAAGGGAGAAAATCAAG ACCACACTAACAATGACTCAAGACAAAGCTTTCCGGAGGATATCAGAACTTAAAGAACAGATTAAGTTGGATATGATGGCTAAGAGAGATCTGGAAGAGAACTATCGGCTTATGTTGGAAGAAAAGGATGAGCACATCAAAGTGTTTCAGATGCAG aTTCGCCTACTAAGAGAAGGTAAAGAGATTCCACCAGAACTGGAGAACAAAGTTACTAAATCTAAAGTCCAGAGTAAGGAAGTAGGGAAGGGAGACAACTCAGACATACAAACTGATGAcattaaaattctaaatgaaaAG GTGAAAAGACTAGAGGGATTATTAAGCAGGTGTAAAGATACCATCAAAaccaacaaagaaaaatatacacAGATCACAACAGAAAAAGAACAGATAAACAAACAGCTACAAGAGAAAAACGCAGAATTAGAGAAATTAAAG TCATCTGCGGCACCAGACACTATGATTAAACTGCAGAACCAGATGAAGGAAGCTCGTAAAGTTATAGAACAACTAGAGGTGGATAGAGAGGTTGCCATTGCTGAGGTGAAGAAACAGGTGCATGAAGAAATGGAACTCAAGGACCAGGAACTAAGGGAAATCAGACAGCAGTGTGCCTTACTCCAGGaggaaaataaaactaatacagATAAAGTGGATAGACTAGAAAAGTCCA GTCAAGAAACACTAGAGAAATCCAGGGAGATAATTAAGAGGTTAAAAGATGAAAAGAAGCAGGTTGTAGTTGAATCAGAAGAAAGAATAAAACAAGCTGAGAAAACTATTGAGGAGGAGAAAGAAAACTTGATACAGGAATTGTCAAGGGCAAAGGCTGCTGCAGTGACATGCTTACAg GAAGAAACACATAAGAAAGTAGAGGGAGAAGTTCAGAAAACAGTAGAGGAGAGAGATCAGTTCTGGGAGAAACAAATACATGACATGGAGAAACAACATTCAAGTACCATTCAAACTCTG ACAAAAGAGAAAGATATAGCAGTTCGTCAATTAGAGGAAGAAATAAATCACAGATTATCAGAAAAAGATGAAGAAATGAAGTTAGCAGTCGAGGAACGTGACCTTCAGAAAATGGCTGCAATGTCACAGCAGGACACACTAAGAGAACAGTTGCAGGAGGAGGTGAATTTATTGACAAGT aAAAGAACAGAACTAGAGAGTGCCTTATCAGCCTTGAAAGATCAGAATGGGGCTACTATTGTAGAATTTGAACAAAAACTGAAGGAGCAACAGGAAAAGTTCACAACTGAGTATGCAAATATTCAGTCAAAGCATAAAGAGGAGGTTGAAAACATGAAACATGAATCTCTACGAGCTGCACAGGATCAGATACGTGAAATAATGGAACAACATAACGCTCAGCTGGAAGATCTTACTAGGAAACATGAGGAATCAATGCAAGGATCCAGTTCTGATCTGGAATCTTATTATAAAGAGCAAATAAAGTCACTGAAGTCCAATCTAGAACAGATGTTACAAGAACGTAGTCAGCAGGCAGAACAACTTAGTGCTAACATACAACAATTAAAGTCAACCTTAGCAGAGAAAGAGAGCAATATTGAACAGATGAAAACTAATTTTGAATCAGAAAAAGAAGAGACCATGAAATGCATTCAAAACAAATCTGAAGAAAATGAAAAGTTGCAAAAAGATCTTgagaatttaataaaacaatttgagGTCGCCAAAATTTCAAGTGAGGAGGAAAGAGATTTGATAAAAGGTCAAATTCAGTCATTAGAAAGTAAATGTGAACAGTTAGAATCAGAAAACAAGAACATGACTGAGAAACTTGATGAACATGTGAAACAGATTGACACCATGCGACAAGAAACTGTTGCTTGTGAGATAGAATGGAAACGTAAAGTGGAGGAAATTTTACAAGATCATAGCAATACCATGTCAGCAATATCTGCTTCATCAGAGGAAAGTATTAAAACACTgacattacaaataaacaaaagtgATCAAGAAATAGAGGACTTGACATCACAACTTGTTGATGCTAATTCAAGAGTTATAGAACTTGATTCTAAAGCAATGAGGTTACAGGAAGTAGATGGCATTTTGACAAAGGTTGAATGTGAGAAACAGGCATTGGAAGAAAAAATTAGGTCATTTGAAACATCTTTGAATGATAGTATGAAGGTCAATGAAGATTTAAATGTTAAGGTCAATGAGACAAAAGAATTATTTAACTCAAATCAAGAACATTTGAAAAAGGAGAAGTCAAGCTTAGAAGATAAGATATCAGCTTTATCACATGACCTTGAAATGAAAGATGTGATTATATGTGACATTGAAAAAGCCTTAGCAGAAAAAAGTGAAGAATTAAAGTCCAGTCAGAATGTACTCACAGGTAATGATTCACAAATCCAGACTTTTGaagtacaaataaaagaaaaagaggaAGAACTTAGTAAGATGAAAGAAAAATTTGACAGATTACGTAATGAAGCCAAAACAAGATTGAAAGAATTTAAGGAAAACTTGGATCAAGCTAATCTTAAACTTCAAACTGAGagtgaagaaaaagaaaaaatgaaacaagatTATGAGAAAGAGAAAAATCTAAGTACAGACAAGTTTAATGTCAGAATAAAAAAACTAGAGGATAAAATTAGTGAAGGagatacaaatttgaaaaacatgGAGGAGGGATTTAAAGTGAGGTTTGAGGAATTACAAAGTCAGTATAAagataatatgaataaaattaagGAGCGTTATCAAGAAAAGATGGCAGAAAAGGAACAGGAACATGAAAAGGCCATCACAGAGTTACTAACTAAGAAAGATATGGGCACACAGGATGTGATGAAGACAATGAATGAACAAAAAGAGCGACAATTTAGTGACCTTTCAGAACAACATAAAACAGAGATCACTTCTCTGACTCAGGAGTGGGAGGAAAAACTGAATAAGGTTCATAATGAACTGCAGAAAAATACAGAggataaagaaaatgaaatcaaGATTATCAAAGATGAAATGgaacaaaaagtaaatgaaatgagTAATGCTAAACTTACTTTGGAAAATGAAAGGGAGAACATGTGCAAAAAATACAATGAAGAACTTCAAAATAGAGATCAGGCAAATGCAGAATATGTAgagaaatgtaaaatattagagGCTAAAATTGAAGAATTAAATACTGCTTTGTTTACAGTGTCAGAAAAACATGATCATGAAAAGCAGGAAAAAGATCATATTATTTCTCAGTCATCAGAGAAAATTAGTCAATTAGAAGAGGCTAATAGATCAATGGAAGAAATGTTACATGCATTGAATGATCAAACCCAAAATAAAGATGATAGAATTAAATCCTTGGAAGAGGAATTAGACAATAGCGGTCAGAAGGTGAAATCAGAGTGTGAGTCAAAAGTAAAGGAGATTGAGTCAGAGCTTATTCAAAAGGATGCTATGGCTAAAGAGTTAGAAACACAGTGTAATGGTTTTCAGGTACAAATAGATAACTTAAATTCAAcattaaatgaaaaagacaaaaggtTAAAAGATCTGGAGTCAAAGTGTGAGGAAATGAAATCTGAATGTGAAAATTTAAAGGAGGCTAAAGAGAAAGAATTACAAGTTATAAAGGAAGAGTATGAGAAACGATTGGCTGAAATGTCGGCCAATGATGTTGAACTACAGTCAAATTTGACCCAGTTAAATACCAAGGTCAATGAGGCAGAATCCAAGTTAGTTGATTGTATCCAGAATTATGAAGTTCAAATCGAAGAATTAAATTCTAAACTACAGAGAGAAACTGAAAGTTTTGAGGAACAAAAAGACATGCTGAAAAAACAATTAGAAGACATGGATAAACAGGCAAAGATGACTTCTGAAGACCTGGAGAATTCTCTCCAGTCAAAAGTACGGGAAGGTGAACAGAAATTACTAGAGCAGACAGAAGTTCATAAAGCAGAGATTGTTGCTCTTGATGAACAGTGGAAAACTAGGAACAATGAATTGAAACagaaagtcaaaataaaaattcaggacCTTCAAAATCAAGCAAAAGCTGAAAAGGAAgaatttaatgttatattagCTTCAGAGCAGGAAAGATTTAACACTGAAAACTCAGATTCAAAATCTAAAGTGACTATATTGGAAGAAAGACTCGCTTCTGAAATTGTATCTGTTCAAGCAATTAGTGACCGTGAAGAAAAAGCTAAAATCAGAATTAGTgacttagaaaaaaaattaagtgctGAACAAGAGGAAAAAGACTCAATTTCTGCTGAACTTGTACATTCCAATACCAAGCTTTTACAATTAGAAGAAAATTCAGGATCTTCTCAAATGGCCATTGTTgatttagaaaaacaattacGTGAACAAGGGGAAACAATTACAGAGAAGGAAAATACAATACTAAAATTAACAAGCGATTTTAATGAAAAAGAGACAAGATTACAGGAGGTTAAAGCTAATTGCCAGGCCATTGAACttaaattgaatgaaatttCTGATAATTGTCAGAAATCTGTGGGAGATAGCCACCTAAAGATAACAAATTTAGAAAAGGAAGTGTCTGAAAGAGAAAAACAATGTAGTGAACTTCAGAAATTGTTGTGTGAAGAAGAACAAAATGTGCATTCTTTGGAAAATGAAGTTAAAAATATGCAAGAAAAATTGGAGTCTTCAGTTGGACAAATAAAGGATTATGAAAACATTAAAGAGCAGTTAGACAATTCTAATATTAAAGTGAAAAACTTAGAAAGTGAATTGAACAAAGCTCTATCAGAAAAAACTGAAGCAGAAACATCATATCAAGAAAACTTGTCAGCATTTACTCAAAGCTTCAGTAGGGATAAATCTTTAGAACTTGAAACTATGGAAGCCAAGTATAAAGCTGAAATTAATGAATTGAATGAAAAGTTGTCACTAGAAACAATCTTGAAAGGGAAATTTGAAAGTGAATTATGTGAGTTAAAACAAAAGTATTCAGTAGAAATTGAGGAATTAACACAGAAATGTGACATGGATAGTACTTCTAAAGTGTCAGAGTATAAGAAAAAAGCTGAAAGTTACATTTCACAAGTAAAAAAACAGATGCAAATAGAAAAAGAATCTTTACTCACTCAACATTCCAAACAAATATCAGACATTGAGGAAAAGTGTCAGAAATTACAGTTTCAGTCAGAGGAAGTATCATCAGAGAGAGATaaactattaaaacagcacGAAAGTGAAAAGTCACATCTACAACAGATGTTAGACTCGGAACAAAAATCTAAAGACATACTAGTTACGGAACAAGAACAAAAATCTGAATCAAATTCACAAGAAATGAAAAACCTACAGCAAAAGGTAGAGGAACTGTCACATGATAAAGAGGAACTAAACAAACAGATTCTAGAACTGGAATCCAAACTGGCTAAATTGTCCGAATCATATCAGTctgatttaaaacaattaaaatcggaaaaaaataaaatagaaaaagaactCAGTGATTTTAAGCGAGACAAAGAAGAAAATAGTGAATCATTAGTTAAGGAACAGGAAGAGGAATTGGAGAAAATGAAGAAACATTACGAGGAGTTGTTACAGGATACAGAGAATGATCATAATGGCAAGATCAAAGAACTGGTCAAGGAGTTCAACAAGACAATGGTAGGCAAAGAGAAAGAATTTGAGAAAACATTCTCTCATGCTTTAG ataaatCTCAAAGAGGAGAAGACCGCCTATTCCAAGACCATAACCAGACAGTTACAGACCTACACAAAGAATTACAGGAGAAAGATGAGGCTTATGATAAAATGAATGAAGAATGGGAGGGAAGATTAATG GACAAAGACTTGGAAATATTATCCCAAGTATCAGAATTAAAACAAGAGATTACAAGCTTAAAGCAGCAGCATCAGGTTGAGATATGGGAATTACaagagaaattaaaaaagtcACATGGAGAATCCATCATTCAGAAAGAAGTAATGCAAAAACAGGAAGTCAGTGCTCTTACACAGGAATGGAATAAGGAGAGACAG taTGATGTTGTACAGCGAGCTACTGATTCCTCCATAATAGAACCACAg GAATTACTTCATCACAACCAGTTAGCTATTAGTGCTCTTCAGCCAGGTTCAACTAACATTCCCCAATTACAGCAACATGTTGTCTTACTCACCAGGAGACTGGATGAAATAAAGGAACAACATAG attAGAGATAGCAGAATTACAAGGTAGAAGTGAAATGAATTCTTTACAGCCGCCACTCATTGACACACCCTTCAGGAAGAAACGAGTTCATTTTGAAGATCAGACAGAACAAGCTCAGAACATGGAACTGATGAATATAGATTTGGAg gcAAAACTACAACAAGTAAAAACAGAACTTGCTCAAACCAAAATCAGAGAGAATGAACTGAATAATAAG ttaCATCATTATGAAGGAAGACATGGTGATATTGATTCACCACCTCTTAGTCCTGGTTACCATGCCACTGGTCCCCTGTTGCAGGAACCAACTCAGTGTGAg tatCTAAAGAACATACTATACCAGTATATGATGGGAAGAGAGACCAAG aCGCTTTCTAGAGTAATAGGAACTGTAGTACATTTTAATGATGAACAAATGAGGAAAGTGGTTGCAAGAGAGGATGCTAAAACTAAT GTCTGA